In Vigna unguiculata cultivar IT97K-499-35 chromosome 3, ASM411807v1, whole genome shotgun sequence, a single genomic region encodes these proteins:
- the LOC114177737 gene encoding transcription factor bHLH144 — protein MQTQEYFLPEKMVLPLADDSIDANAHMHAPLASAFDAFLPSGVGQITPFERFKLQPSEACPKNFVIFDQTDQRSRIMFHPAMTYKFNSPGLNVHANFSQDFEKNKVNQIERELSSPFEEDPNDIDALLSIGADDLEDFDEEEVSTARTHENYENLSDTCSSYCSKSRKKRLSSSSVHKSSEANDGNNREIKRMVRILRKIVPGGGNQMDSVAVLDEAVKYLKSLKVEVEQFGVEP, from the coding sequence ATGCAGACACAGGAATATTTTCTCCCGGAGAAGATGGTTCTTCCTTTGGCAGATGACTCCATTGATGCTAATGCTCATATGCATGCTCCACTTGCTTCTGCCTTTGATGCTTTTTTACCTTCAGGTGTGGGGCAGATAACACCCTTTGAAAGATTTAAATTGCAGCCCTCTGAGGCATGCCCCAAGAATTTTGTTATCTTTGATCAAACAGATCAGCGAAGTAGGATTATGTTCCATCCTGCAATGACCTACAAATTTAACAGTCCTGGTTTGAATGTTCATGCTAATTTTTCTCAAGATTTTGAGAAGAATAAAGTCAATCAAATAGAAAGAGAATTGTCATCTCCTTTTGAAGAAGATCCTAATGACATTGATGCATTGTTGAGCATAGGAGCTGATGACCTAGAAGACTTTGATGAGGAAGAAGTAAGCACAGCAAGGACTcatgaaaattatgaaaatttgtcTGATACTTGCTCCAGTTATTGCTCAAAATCAAGGAAGAAGAGGCTGTCATCATCTTCTGTACACAAGTCTTCTGAAGCTAATGATGGGAATAACAGGGAGATAAAGAGGATGGTGAGGATATTGAGAAAGATTGTGCCTGGTGGAGGTAATCAAATGGATTCTGTTGCTGTTTTAGATGAAGCTGTTAAATATCTTAAGTCTCTTAAAGTTGAGGTGGAACAATTTGGAGTTGAACCATGA